A stretch of DNA from Candidatus Sericytochromatia bacterium:
GCGGGATCGACACCGCCCCCCAGGAAACCGCCAGCAGGGCCACGATCAGCCAGGCCACCGTGGTGCCCAAGAATGTGATCGCGAAGCTCATCAGGAAGGCTGCCTCACGGCTCCACCGGCATGCGGGAAGAACTGACCGGCCGCATGATGGCAGCCGCCCCGGGGAAAGTCCACGGGGATTCCGGATGCCGCACGTCCATGAGCCGTTCCAGGCTGGTGGATGGGGGGCCAGGCAAGTTCGACTCACCGCCACACCACCATTCATCGGTATGAAGGCGCATACTCACCTGAATTGCGGAAGGTCAGGCGAAGAGCTTGCCCGGGGCTGGCTGCACGGCCTCGGATGGCACCTCCTGGCGCGGAACTGGCGCTGTCGCCTGGGAGAAATCGACCTGATCGCCGACGATCACGGCGTGCTGGTCTTCGTCGAGGTGAAGACGAGACGAAGTGGTCGTTTCGGACGCGGCAGCCTTGCCGTGAACGCGCTCAAGCTGCGCCGATTGGAGCGGCTGGCCACCCTGTACATGCAAGCGACGGGAGAGCGACCCTGCCGGCTGGATGTCATCAGCATCGATTGGCCATCAGGCGCTCCGCGGATCGAACATCTGCAGGGCGTGAGTCAGTGAACCCGACCCCAGCAGGCCTGTCAGCGGCTCCGGTCGCGAACGGGGACGGGTACCGGCACCGGTGCCGGGGTTCCGAGCAGCAGTCGGCGCAGCGAGTCGATCAGATCCGATAAGCTTGGCACTGGGTCGACCTCCCGACATTCATTCAGTGGGACGTGGTCTCGTCAGAGGGAACCACGGGCGCGCGAGCAGGCTACTGGCAGTGTACCCGCCAACCAGCCGTTTCACGCAGGGGCAGCGAACCCTGCCGCTCACCTGATCGAGCGGATGCCGCCGGGCTGACCGGCAGGCGCATCCGGTTCGGACAAGCGCTCGCCCAAGCTAGTGAACACGTGGGCCGAGCCACGAACCCCCACCCGGGTTCACCCGGTAGCGCGCGCGGGTATGCGACCTCCAGGTTCGACCGCGAGAAAGGCGAAACACCATGAGCGACGGAATCTACGACAAGCTGGCCCAGGTGAGTGCCCGGGAAATCGCCGATGCGTTGGCCCAAGGCCAGGCCCTGCCGCCGGACAAGCGTGCGGCGGCCGATATCAACCAGGATGGTCAAGTCGACACGGAGGACGTCGAGATGGCGGCCGCGGCCCAGCTTGACCTGGCCAACAAGATATCGGGGGCCATCGTCGGCATGGAACCGCTGAGCGAAGCGGAGGCGCGCGCCGCCGAACGAAACCAGGACGGGCATATCAACCTGACGGATTCCTACCGACTGGCCGACGATTCCCGGGATGCGCGCCGCAAAGCAGCGCAACTCAAGCGCAACCATACCGGACCGTTACCACCCGTGTGACGCGCCGCTCCTGCTGACGACCGTCAGATCCAACGCTGCATTCTGAACAGGCCCAACATGCCGATCGCCACGGCCGCCATCACGCCCATCACGAAGGTGAAGGCGTGAGGGTTCTGAGAGAACGGCAGGGCAATGTTCATGCCGTAAATACCTGACACCAAGGTCAGCGGCAACATGATCACACTGATGGTCGTGAGCACGCGCATCACCTCACTGGTCTGGTAACTCGTCAGCGAGGTGTGCGTGTCGTTCAAGCTTTCGGTGATGGTCTTGAGATCCTCGAGAGAATCCCAGATCTTGCCGAGGTGGTCGGAAATGTCTGAGAAATAGATGTCCAGTTCCTCACTCAGGATCCGGGACTTCAAAAACTCGAGTCGGCTGATGACTGGAATTTGCGGCTTGACGATGCGGCGAAACGCGATGATGTCGCGACGGATGACGCTGAGGTCGAAGACGGTCTCGCGGGTCTTGCTTTCGAAAATCTTGGCTTCGACCTCACCCACGTTGCGCTCGATCTTGTAGACCAGCGGAAAACAGTTGTCGACCAGCTTGTCGATCAGGCGATACAGCAGGTACCCCGGACCATTGCCCAGGTTGTCCGCCTGCAAGCGCTCAGAGGCCTGAACCGACTCGAACAGTTTGGTCAGAGGCCACAAGTCGCCCTTGTGCAAGCTCACCAGATAGTCCGGCCCCACGAATAGATTCACCTCGGACGGAGTCGTGACGCGCCGATCCTTGTCGTAAATCGGCATGTGAAGCACCAGGAACAGATAGTCGTCGTATTCGTCGAGTTTCGGGCGTTGCAGGTTGCCGAGCAGATCCTCGATGTCGAGGGGATGAAACGGAAAGCTCTGGCGCAGATGTTCAATGTCCATCACCGTGGGCTGCGGGATGTTCAACCAGGTGACGCCTTTGTATTCGATCCGCTGGATCGCCATCGGGAAATCCCTTCTGGACATCGACAACCAGGGGCCATCCTAGCACACGCCAGCGCGACTCACCGTGCGGGTTGCACCCCTGCGAGAACGACTTCCGAACCTCATCGGCCGCTGCGCGCGCGCGGGCTCACAGCCCTGCGATGCGCGCGCGAAATCGCGCGGCGTCTTGCCGTGTTGCCGAGAGGTTCCAACCGCGCGAGGCCACATGGGCCTCCAGGGCCGCGATGCGCTCGGGCGTTCCAGGATGATCAAAAAACCAAGAGGCCCATTTCGGCGGTTCCCCCGCCTGGCGCGACAGGATGAGCAGGAACGCCGCGAGCTCCCGCGGATCGTAGCCCAAGGCATGGGCGGCGTCGGCGCCCCACAGGTCGGATTCCAGTTCGAAGGCCCGATCATTGTGCTTGAGAATCAGGCTGGAGGCGACCTTGGCCCCCAGTTCCGCCAGCTTGTCCGGTTCTGCCCCCAGCACCCCCGTCACGACCCCCTGGGCCAGCAAGGCCTGTCGAATTCCTTGAAGAGAATGGGAGCGCACGACGTGCGCCACTTCATGCCCCAGCACCCCGACCAGCTGGGCCTCATTCTGCATGAGTTTCAGGGCCCCCGTGGTGACGAAGACAAACCCACCGGGGGCGGCGAAGGCGTTCACCTCGTCGGATACCACCACGTGCCATTCGAAGGCCCTTCCGCTGGGCTCGCTCGTCGAGACGATCGCCGTCCCGAGTTCCGCCAGATAGGTCTGAAGGGCTTCCTGCTCGAGACGCGGGGTATCCTGCAACACCTGCTGCTTGGTCTGCTCCCCCATTCGTCGCTCGTCGGCCGCCGTGATCGTCAGGGCCTGGGCAGCCAGCGCGCCACCCGCCGCCACGTTCTGGGCGTCACAAGCCACCAGGGCTTGCCAGGCCCCCAGCAGGAAAAGGCCCCAGACCAATCGGTTGCGCATGCTGCCCCCCTTGCTCGTCCGACCAACCCGGCGATCGCCCCGAAAGGCCCCCCTCCGGACCCAAACCATACCCGCTGCTGCGACCCCGAACAAGCCCTCGGATCAAGGCCGTATGGTGGTCCAGCTGGTGCAGCGAAGGCCAGCCGGCGTGGGTCTCCCGAATCTCCCCCTGTTCACTCTAGGCGCTCAGGAACGCGATGTGACGCGCGGACTCGGCGTGGGGCGAGGCGGCGCAAGCGGGGGGCGCCCCATCAGGGCCAGGTAAATCGCGACCGCCTCAGGATAATAACGCGAAGCGCAGCGCCAGTCCGCGCTCCGCTCCCAATCGCGAAACCGCAAGCTGATGGCCTTCTCATCCAGCAACTGCCAGTCTGCTGGTAAGTGTTGACCCACGTAAGCCCCCTGCAGCGGCGAACCCTTGACGGGATCGTTCGAGGGCCGCAAGGCCAGGCAGCCATCCGAGGCCACCAGCTGACTGAGCGGCGACGGTCGGCTCCCGGCCATTCCAGGGGTCATCGGAGGCACCTGGACCGCTTCCGGGGCTGGGCTGCAGGCGATCAGGCACCCTACGATGCCCCAAGCCCCTGATCGAACCAAGCCCCGGCCACGCATGCCATGCCTCCTCGCTGTGCATACCCGCGCAAACGGCCGGCCTGTCGCGACCATTGGCGTGAGAAGGCTGCAGCAGGCCCTTTCCTCAGGCCCTGCCCGGACGCGACTGAACCAGTTGCCAGGCCGCATAGACCGGAACACCCAGTAACACGATCGCCAGGCCAGGCCA
This window harbors:
- a CDS encoding YraN family protein, which codes for MKAHTHLNCGRSGEELARGWLHGLGWHLLARNWRCRLGEIDLIADDHGVLVFVEVKTRRSGRFGRGSLAVNALKLRRLERLATLYMQATGERPCRLDVISIDWPSGAPRIEHLQGVSQ
- the corA gene encoding magnesium/cobalt transporter CorA; its protein translation is MSRRDFPMAIQRIEYKGVTWLNIPQPTVMDIEHLRQSFPFHPLDIEDLLGNLQRPKLDEYDDYLFLVLHMPIYDKDRRVTTPSEVNLFVGPDYLVSLHKGDLWPLTKLFESVQASERLQADNLGNGPGYLLYRLIDKLVDNCFPLVYKIERNVGEVEAKIFESKTRETVFDLSVIRRDIIAFRRIVKPQIPVISRLEFLKSRILSEELDIYFSDISDHLGKIWDSLEDLKTITESLNDTHTSLTSYQTSEVMRVLTTISVIMLPLTLVSGIYGMNIALPFSQNPHAFTFVMGVMAAVAIGMLGLFRMQRWI
- a CDS encoding M48 family metalloprotease translates to MRNRLVWGLFLLGAWQALVACDAQNVAAGGALAAQALTITAADERRMGEQTKQQVLQDTPRLEQEALQTYLAELGTAIVSTSEPSGRAFEWHVVVSDEVNAFAAPGGFVFVTTGALKLMQNEAQLVGVLGHEVAHVVRSHSLQGIRQALLAQGVVTGVLGAEPDKLAELGAKVASSLILKHNDRAFELESDLWGADAAHALGYDPRELAAFLLILSRQAGEPPKWASWFFDHPGTPERIAALEAHVASRGWNLSATRQDAARFRARIAGL